In Deinococcus maricopensis DSM 21211, the sequence GGCGATCCGCGAGGAGGGCGGCGCGATTCGCCTGGGGCTGGAGAGCGTGGAGGACGTGGCGAGCGCGCGGACGTTGCTGGAGGGCCTGGGGTTCGAGACGCGCGGGCGGTAAAGGGACGGGTGTGGCCCGGGAGCGTGGGTGCCGGAACAGCCGTTCGTTTGATGTTGAACGCGAAGGTCTGGTCAAGCTCCTCTCATCGTGCCTCTCCCCCACCGCCCATACGCTGAGCACGCCAGGGCACCACCCTACAGGAGGCACGCATGTCATACGTCACGGTCGGGCAGGAAAACGGGCAGAACATCGACCTCTACTTCGAGGACCACGGCAGTGGCCAACCCGTCGTGCTGATCCACGGCTTCCCCCTCAACGGCCACTCCTGGGAGCGCCAGGAAGCCGCGCTCCTCGACGCCGGCCACCGCGTCATCACGTATGACCGTCGCGGCTTCGGCGCCAGCAGCAAACCCAGCAGCGGCTACGACTACGACACCTTCACCGCCGACCTCCACGCGCTCCTCACGCACCTCGACGTGGAGGGCGCCACCCTCGTCGGCTTCTCGATGGGCACCGGCGAAGTCACCCGCTACATCGCCCAGCACGGCACCGAACGCGTCCGTAAAGCCGTCCTAATGGGCCCCATTCCACCCTACCTCCTCAAGACCGACGACAACCCCGAAGGCGTGGACGGAAGCGTCTTCGAGGGCATCAAGGCCGCCATCCGCCAGGACCGCGCCGCGTACCTCACGGAATTCCTCCAGAACTTCTACAACGCCGACGCCCTGCTCGGCACGCGCGTCAGCGAGGAGGTGCTGCGCATGAGCTGGAACGTCGCGGCGCGCGCTTCCGCCCGGGCGACCCTCGCGTGCGTGGACACGTGGCTCACGGACTTCCGCGCGGACGTGGACGCCTTCGCGCGCACCCACGTCCCCACACTCATCATTCACGGCGACGCCGACCGCATCCTGCCGTTCGACGCCACCGCCGCGCGCCTCCCCGCCCTGATTCCCGGCAGTGAACTCGTCGTCCTGAAGGACGGCCCGCACAACATCCTCTGGACGTTCGCCGAGGAAGTGAACGCCGCGCTCCTGAGCTTCCTCAGGAAATAACCGCGGCGCTGGCCTGCCCTTCCCGAGCTTGAGCGCCCGTAACCGGGCGCTCAAGCGCCGCGCTCAGCGGTGCTCGACGTTCTGGACGGTGTAGTCCTTCTGGCGGTCGCCGAGGTCCACCGTGAAGGTGTCGCCGCGCTGTCGGCCCAGCAGGGCCTTCCCGACGGGGCTGTCGTCACTCACGTGCGTGATGCCCTCGTCGAGCAGCGTCGTCTCCACGGCGCTGACCAGCTGGACGCGCACGTCGCGGTTCTGCGTGTTGTCGTGCAGGTCCACGACGGAGCCGATGCGGACGTGACCGTCCGCGTCATCCACGGTGTCCACGATTTCCGCGCGGACGAGCGCGTCCTCCAGTTCCATGATGCGGGCGTCCATGCCCGCGAAGTCATGCTGCGCGGCCTGCAAGGAGCGGTCCTCCAGGTCGATGGCGTCGTCGAGGACGGCGGCCATGCTGGCGGTCGCTTCGTCGCGGCGCTGGCGTTCGTGTTCGAGGGCGCGCTCGAGGCGTTCGTAGCCTTCGCGGGTCATCTGGATTTTCTGGGTCATGGTCAGGCCTTTCTGGAGCGGGAGTCTGGTGTAGCCGTCAATGTAGGGGGCCGTTCCTGAAGGGCGATGATGCGAAGCTCAAGAGGAGGAGGGGAGTTGCCCCGAGGCAGCCCCGCGTCCGCAGGGCTGCCGGGGCTTCAGGCGTCGGGCTCGCCGGTGGTGGATTCGTGCTGCCGCTCGACGGTGTCCTCCTGCTCGGGCACGCGCGCGCCCTTGTGGAAGCGTGCGCCCTCGCGCAGTCGGGCGTCGTGGATCAGGCGGGTGTTCACGGCGACGGCGACGGTCATGCCACTCGCGGCGGCGCTCATGACGTACTGCGGCGCGCCCGTCATGTCCCCGACGGCGTACACGCCGGGCACGCTGGTCTCGCCGGTCACGTCGTCCGTGAGGACGCGACCCTTGTCGTTCAGGTCACACCCGAGCCGTGCGGGCAGCGCGGACGCCTGCTCCTGCTTCGGGCTGAGCAGCAACGCCGTGATCGCAAACGCGCCGTCATCGGTGTACGCGCACGCGAGGTTCTCCCCGTCGCCCTCCAGGCGGCGCAGGGGCGCCTCCACGACGTTCAGGCCGAGGCGTTCGAAGTCGAGCCGCTGCTCGTCCGTGAACTGCGAGGGGCCGTCCGTGAAGATCGTCACCTCCCGCGTCCACGACGTGAGCGACAGCGCGAGGTGGTGCGTGGCGTCGTCCGTGCCGAGCACGCCCACGGCCTGCCCGCGCAGCTCCCACCCGTCGCAGTACGGGCAGTGGTAGACGCTCCTG encodes:
- a CDS encoding alpha/beta fold hydrolase, whose protein sequence is MSYVTVGQENGQNIDLYFEDHGSGQPVVLIHGFPLNGHSWERQEAALLDAGHRVITYDRRGFGASSKPSSGYDYDTFTADLHALLTHLDVEGATLVGFSMGTGEVTRYIAQHGTERVRKAVLMGPIPPYLLKTDDNPEGVDGSVFEGIKAAIRQDRAAYLTEFLQNFYNADALLGTRVSEEVLRMSWNVAARASARATLACVDTWLTDFRADVDAFARTHVPTLIIHGDADRILPFDATAARLPALIPGSELVVLKDGPHNILWTFAEEVNAALLSFLRK
- a CDS encoding GreA/GreB family elongation factor — translated: MTQKIQMTREGYERLERALEHERQRRDEATASMAAVLDDAIDLEDRSLQAAQHDFAGMDARIMELEDALVRAEIVDTVDDADGHVRIGSVVDLHDNTQNRDVRVQLVSAVETTLLDEGITHVSDDSPVGKALLGRQRGDTFTVDLGDRQKDYTVQNVEHR
- a CDS encoding NAD(P)/FAD-dependent oxidoreductase; this translates as MSLPLPDALPPCDVAVIGAGPSGLNAALVLGRARRDTLLLDGGPPRNAPTRAAHGVFTRDGAAPLDLKREALAQLQPYPVTHLEVQVADVQPEGDAFRVFLEDGQDVLATKVLFATGVRDLLPDIPGLRERWGRSVYHCPYCDGWELRGQAVGVLGTDDATHHLALSLTSWTREVTIFTDGPSQFTDEQRLDFERLGLNVVEAPLRRLEGDGENLACAYTDDGAFAITALLLSPKQEQASALPARLGCDLNDKGRVLTDDVTGETSVPGVYAVGDMTGAPQYVMSAAASGMTVAVAVNTRLIHDARLREGARFHKGARVPEQEDTVERQHESTTGEPDA